One Danio aesculapii chromosome 13, fDanAes4.1, whole genome shotgun sequence DNA window includes the following coding sequences:
- the abcc2 gene encoding canalicular multispecific organic anion transporter 1 isoform X2: MTAALEKYCGSVFWNSSFLQREDPDLPVCVERTVLVWLPLGFLWICSPFHFRSFCQKSGKTPASALYYCKQVVAGLLLLTAVAELAVTLGEDFGPSSDEDAQKNPAVLYTNPVLFAVSWIVVMLCQESMRHRLMCVDSGSLFMFWLLQVVCAVFQFQTLLREALIQEISDVPRFCLFYISYGLQIIALVLSAIADVSPEAKKVAETNPEAKATFLSRITFNWFNSMVWKGFKRPLVQEDMWDLNKNDSTHFICQTFEDVMAKELKKARNSLQKKKNKKRKTVDAEGQNGLAKGVSQDVLVMETETEKESKKKKKKTQKDSDSDYPQSWLVTTIVKTFKGVLLESAFFKLIQDLLSFASPQLLKLMIAFTQDKDSYAWTGYLYAVLLVLVAFLQSVVLQQYFQRCFILGMKVRTAIMAAVYKKALVVSNDSRKESTAGEIVNLMSADAQRFNDVTNFIHLLWSCPLQIALSIAFLWIELGPSVLSGLLVMVLMVPINGWLATKSRQFQMQNMKFKDSRMKIVNDLLNGIKILKYYAWETSFEAQVQEIREKELKVMRKFAYLSSVSTFIFSCAPALVSLATFAVFVSVSPDNILDAEKAFTSISLFNILRFPLAMLPQLISIMVQTSVSKKRLEKFLSGDDLDTTTVTHDSSISAAVTMTNGTYTWERDTEPVLRQVSLDIKPGRLVAVVGAVGSGKTSLISALLGELHSIKGNININGSVAYVPQQAWIQNATLKDNILFGSSVDEERYQSVVKACALGPDLDLLPGRDQTEIGEKGINLSGGQKQRVSLARAVYSSADVYLLDDPLSAVDSHVGKHLFEKVIGPNGLLRDKTRILVTHGISFLPYVDEIVVLVHGVVSEIGSYESLRASKGAFSEFLETYGKDESNKDNDKKAAQTPEYEEIETLPEGLETQADGSPEDVVSSTLKRENSLRHSQRHSKRNGSVKVRKNSSIRAQKDPEDKKGQRLIEKETMETGRVKFSVYLQYLRAMGWWYVGFSFVFYFIQNVAVIGQNLWLSDWTDDSIEYFNKTYPNHIRDTRIGVFGALGLAQGFLVFFGTILLADGSISASRTLHTNLLSNILKVPMMFFDTTPSGRIVNRFAKDIFTVDEMIPMSFRSWILCLLGVLGTLFVICLATPIFTAVVVPMAVVYYFVQRFYVATSRQLRRLDSVSRSPIYSHFGETVSGLSVIRAYGHQERFLKHNEHTIDQNLKSVYPWVVSNRWLAMRLESLGNLVVFFAALFAVISRDSLNSGLVGLSISYALNVTQTLNWLVRMTSELETNIVAVERVSEYAEIQNEAPWVTSVHPPDDWPTAGNIRFEDYKVRYRPELELVLHGVTCDIQSTEKIGIVGRTGAGKSSLTNCLFRIVEAADGRILIDNIDIATLGLHDLRSRLTIIPQDPVLFSGTLRMNLDPFQTFSDAEIWNVLELAHLKEYVRGLPTGLEHEVSEGGENLSLGQRQLLCLARALLRKSRILILDEATAAVDLETDDLIQSTIRREFSHCTVLTIAHRLNTILDSSRVMVLDSGKIVEFDSPNELLSKPGHFSSMAEDAGIRREEDQSQSSAF, encoded by the exons ATGACCGCGGCTCTGGAGAAATACTGCGGCTCCGTCTTCTGG aactCGTCTTTCCTGCAGCGTGAGGACCCAGATCTGCCGGTATGTGTTGAGAGGACGGTGCTGGTGTGGCTGCCGCTGGGGTTCCTCTGGATCTGCTCTCCGTTTCACTTCAGGAGTTTCTGTCAGAAATCTGGCAAAACTCCGGCGTCAGCGCTCTACTACTGCAAACAG GTTGTGGCTGGTCTGCTGCTTCTGACAGCAGTTGCGGAGCTCGCTGTGACTCTCGGGGAAGACTTCGGTCCGTCCAGTGATGAAGACGCTCAGAAAAACCCTGCAGTTCTCTACACCAATCCTGTTCTGTTTGCTGTGTCATGG ataGTGGTGATGTTGTGTCAGGAGTCGATGCGGCACCGGCTGATGTGTGTGGACTCCGGGAGCCTCTTCATGTTCTGGCTGCTGCAGGTGGTGTGTGCTGTTTTCCAGTTCCAGACGCTACTGAGAGAAGCTCTCATTCAG GAGATCTCTGACGTGCCGCGCTTCTGCCTCTTCTACATCAGTTATGGGCTGCAGATCATCGCTCTGGTTTTATCCGCCATCGCTGACGTTTCGCCTGAAGCCAAAAAAGTTGCAGAAACG AATCCTGAGGCTAAAGCAACGTTTCTCAGCAGAATCACCTTTAACTGGTTCAACAG TATGGTGTGGAAGGGCTTTAAAAGGCCTCTGGTTCAGGAGGACATGTGGGATCTGAACAAAAACGACTCCACGCACTTCATCTGTCAGACGTTCGAGGACGTGATGGCCAAAGAGCTGAAAAAGGCCCGCAACAGCctgcagaagaagaaaaacaagaaaCGCAAGACTGTAGATGCTGAGGGTCAGAACGGACTGGCCAAAGGGGTCAGTCAGGACGTGCTGGTCATg GAGACAGAAACAGAAAAAGAgagcaagaagaagaagaagaagacgcaGAAGGACTCGGATTCAGACTATCCTCAGTCATGGCTGGTTACTACCatagtaaaaacatttaaaggtgtaCTTCTGGAGTCTGCATTCTTTAAGCTGATCCAGGATCTGCTGTCCTTCGCAAGCCCACAGCTACTCAA GTTAATGATAGCCTTCACTCAGGATAAAGACAGCTATGCGTGGACCGGTTACCTGTATGCAGTGCTGCTGGTGCTGGTGGCGTTTCTGCAGTCGGTGGTTCTACAGCAGTATTTCCAGCGATGCTTCATACTGGGAATGAAAGTTCGCACAGCTATCATGGCAGCTGTTTATAAAAAG GCGTTAGTTGTGTCCAATGACTCTCGGAAGGAGTCAACGGCGGGAGAGATTGTGAACCTGATGTCCGCAGACGCTCAGAGATTTAACGACGTCACCAACTTCATCCACCTGCTGTGGTCGTGTCCGCTTCAGATCGCGCTCTCTATCGCCTTTCTCTGGATCGAGCTCGGACCGTCTGTTTTATCCGGTCTGCTGGTGATGGTGCTGATGGTGCCCATTAACGGATGGCTGGCCACCAAATCCAGACAATTCCAG ATGCAAAACATGAAATTTAAAGACTCACGCATGAAAATAGTGAACGACCTACTGAATGGAATTAAA ATCCTGAAATATTACGCCTGGGAAACATCCTTCGAGGCTCAGGTTCAGGAGATTCGGGAAAAGGAGCTGAAGGTGATGAGGAAATTTGCCTACCTGTCCTCCGTCTCCACGTTCATCTTCTCATGCGCTCCTGCTCTC GTTTCTCTGGCCACGTTcgctgtgtttgtttctgtgagTCCTGATAATATTCTGGATGCAGAAAAGGCTTTTACCTCCATCTCCCTCTTCAATATCCTGCGTTTCCCGCTGGCCATGCTCCCACAGCTCATCTCCATCATGGTCCAG ACGTCTGTATCTAAGAAGAGGCTGGAGAAGTTTCTGAGCGGTGATGATCTGGACACAACGACAGTCACACACGACAGCAGCATCA gtgCCGCAGTGACCATGACCAACGGCACATACACCTGGGAACGAGACACAGAGCCAGTGCTCAGACA GGTTTCTCTGGACATTAAACCGGGTCGTCTGGTGGCCGTGGTCGGAGCAGTGGGTTCTGGGAAGACGTCGCTCATTTCGGCTCTGCTGGGAGAATTACACAGCATCAAAGGAAACATTAACATCAAC gGCTCGGTGGCGTATGTGCCTCAGCAGGCCTGGATCCAGAACGCCACATTAAAGGATAATATTTTATTCGGCTCTTCAGTGGATGAGGAGCGTTATCAGTCTGTGGTTAAAGCCTGCGCTCTCGGGCCAGACCTGGACCTGCTGCCGGGACGAGACCAGACCGAGATTGGAGAAAAG GGCATTAATCTGAGCGGTGGACAGAAGCAGCGGGTGAGCCTGGCACGGGCCGTGTACAGCTCTGCAGATGTGTATTTACTGGATGATCCTCTGTCCGCTGTAGACTCACATGTGGGAAAACATCTGTTTGAGAAAGTGATCGGGCCCAACGGACTGCTCAGAGACAAG ACTCGTATCTTGGTAACTCATGGAATCAGCTTCTTGCCCTATGTAGATGAGATTGTAGTGTTGGTGCATGGCGTCGTGTCTGAGATCGGATCATACGAAAGTCTTCGAGCCAGTAAAGGAGCTTTCTCTGAGTTTCTGGAAACGTACGGCAAAGACGAGAGCAACAAAGACAACGACAAAAAAG CAGCTCAGACACCAGAGTATGAAGAGATTGAGACGCTGCCGGAGGGTTTGGAGACGCAGGCCGATGGATCTCCTGAAGACGTTGTTTCCAGTACATTaaagagagaaaacagtctgCGCCACAGCCAGAGGCACTCCAAGAGGAACGGAAG TGTGAAGGTCAGAAAAAACAGCTCTATTCGCGCTCAGAAAGACCCGGAGGATAAGAAGGGTCAACGACTGATTGAGAAAGAGACGATGGAGACCGGAAGG GTGAAGTTTTCAGTGTATCTGCAGTACCTGAGGGCCATGGGCTGGTGGTACGTGGGCTTCAGCTTCGTCTTTTACTTCATCCAGAACGTGGCTGTGATCGGACAGAACCTGTGGCTCAGTGACTGGACCGACGATTCTATAGAGTATTTCAACAAAACCTACCCCAACCACATCAGAGACACCAGGATAGGGGTTTTTGGAGCCCTGGGATTAGCACAAG gTTTTCTGGTGTTTTTCGGCACTATACTCCTCGCTGATGGATCCATTTCTGCATccagaactctacacacaaacCTGCTGTCCAACATTCTCAAAGTCCCCATGATGTTCTTTGACACCACACCTTCAGGACGGATCGTCAATCGATTTGCCAAG GATATATTCACTGTGGACGAGATGATCCCGATGTCCTTCAGGTCCTGGATCCTCTGTCTTCTGGGAGTTCTGGGAACTCTGTTCGTCATCTGTCTGGCTACTCCAATCTTCACCGCGGTTGTTGTACCGATGGCTGTTGTCTACTACTTCGTGCAG AGGTTTTACGTGGCCACGTCTCGGCAGCTCAGACGACTGGACTCGGTGTCTCGATCTCCCATATACTCACACTTTGGAGAAACCGTATCCGGCCTGTCTGTGATAAGGGCGTATGGACACCAGGAGCGCTTCCTAAAGCACAACGAGCACACCATCGACCAGAACCTGAAGAGTGTTTACCCATGGGTTGTTTCTAATAG GTGGTTGGCCATGCGTTTGGAGTCTCTGGGGAATCTGGTGGTGTTTTTCGCAGCTCTGTTTGCTGTCATCTCTCGAGACTCTCTGAACAGCGGACTGGTTGGACTGTCCATCTCATAcgcattaaat GTGACGCAGACGTTGAACTGGCTGGTGAGAATGACGTCTGAACTGGAGACCAACATCGTAGCTGTGGAAAGAGTGAGCGAGTATGCGGAGATCCAAAATGAG GCTCCGTGGGTCACCAGTGTTCATCCTCCTGATGATTGGCCCACTGCTGGAAACATCCGCTTTGAAGACTACAAAGTTCGCTACCGTCCTGAACTGGAGCTCGTCCTGCACGGGGTCACGTGTGACATTCAGAGCACTGAGAAG ATTGGCATCGTGGGTCGCACTGGAGCAGGTAAATCCAGCCTGACCAACTGCTTATTCCGCATCGTTGAAGCTGCGGACGGTCGAATCCTCATCGATAATATCGACATCGCCACGCTGGGACTCCACGATCTGCGCAGTCGACTGACCATCATTCCTCAG gacCCGGTGCTGTTCTCCGGGACGCTGCGGATGAATCTGGACCCGTTTCAGACCTTCAGCGATGCAGAGATCTGGAATGTTCTGGAGCTGGCACATCTTAAAGAATACGTCAGGGGTTTACCAACAGGACTTGAACATGAGGTGTCGGAGGGCGGAGAGAATCTGAG tcTGGGTCAGAGGCAGCTGCTGTGTTTAGCTCGAGCTCTGCTCCGGAAATCCCGAATCCTGATTCTAGATGAAGCGACAGCAGCGGTGGATCTGGAGACCGACGACCTGATCCAGAGCACCATCCGTAGAGAGTTCTCCCACTGCACCGTCCTGACCATCGCACATCGCCTCAACACCATCCTGGACAGCTCAAG GGTGATGGTGTTGGATTCTGGAAAGATCGTGGAGTTTGATTCTCCCAATGAACTGCTGAGCAAACCTGGACATTTCTCTTCCATGGCTGAAGACGCTGGAATCAGAAGAGAAGAAGATCAGAGCCAATCATCCGCCTTCTGA
- the abcc2 gene encoding canalicular multispecific organic anion transporter 1 isoform X1, which translates to MTAALEKYCGSVFWNSSFLQREDPDLPVCVERTVLVWLPLGFLWICSPFHFRSFCQKSGKTPASALYYCKQVVAGLLLLTAVAELAVTLGEDFGPSSDEDAQKNPAVLYTNPVLFAVSWIVVMLCQESMRHRLMCVDSGSLFMFWLLQVVCAVFQFQTLLREALIQEISDVPRFCLFYISYGLQIIALVLSAIADVSPEAKKVAETNPEAKATFLSRITFNWFNSMVWKGFKRPLVQEDMWDLNKNDSTHFICQTFEDVMAKELKKARNSLQKKKNKKRKTVDAEGQNGLAKGVSQDVLVMETETEKESKKKKKKTQKDSDSDYPQSWLVTTIVKTFKGVLLESAFFKLIQDLLSFASPQLLKLMIAFTQDKDSYAWTGYLYAVLLVLVAFLQSVVLQQYFQRCFILGMKVRTAIMAAVYKKALVVSNDSRKESTAGEIVNLMSADAQRFNDVTNFIHLLWSCPLQIALSIAFLWIELGPSVLSGLLVMVLMVPINGWLATKSRQFQMQNMKFKDSRMKIVNDLLNGIKILKYYAWETSFEAQVQEIREKELKVMRKFAYLSSVSTFIFSCAPALVSLATFAVFVSVSPDNILDAEKAFTSISLFNILRFPLAMLPQLISIMVQTSVSKKRLEKFLSGDDLDTTTVTHDSSISAAVTMTNGTYTWERDTEPVLRQVSLDIKPGRLVAVVGAVGSGKTSLISALLGELHSIKGNININGSVAYVPQQAWIQNATLKDNILFGSSVDEERYQSVVKACALGPDLDLLPGRDQTEIGEKGINLSGGQKQRVSLARAVYSSADVYLLDDPLSAVDSHVGKHLFEKVIGPNGLLRDKTRILVTHGISFLPYVDEIVVLVHGVVSEIGSYESLRASKGAFSEFLETYGKDESNKDNDKKAAAQTPEYEEIETLPEGLETQADGSPEDVVSSTLKRENSLRHSQRHSKRNGSVKVRKNSSIRAQKDPEDKKGQRLIEKETMETGRVKFSVYLQYLRAMGWWYVGFSFVFYFIQNVAVIGQNLWLSDWTDDSIEYFNKTYPNHIRDTRIGVFGALGLAQGFLVFFGTILLADGSISASRTLHTNLLSNILKVPMMFFDTTPSGRIVNRFAKDIFTVDEMIPMSFRSWILCLLGVLGTLFVICLATPIFTAVVVPMAVVYYFVQRFYVATSRQLRRLDSVSRSPIYSHFGETVSGLSVIRAYGHQERFLKHNEHTIDQNLKSVYPWVVSNRWLAMRLESLGNLVVFFAALFAVISRDSLNSGLVGLSISYALNVTQTLNWLVRMTSELETNIVAVERVSEYAEIQNEAPWVTSVHPPDDWPTAGNIRFEDYKVRYRPELELVLHGVTCDIQSTEKIGIVGRTGAGKSSLTNCLFRIVEAADGRILIDNIDIATLGLHDLRSRLTIIPQDPVLFSGTLRMNLDPFQTFSDAEIWNVLELAHLKEYVRGLPTGLEHEVSEGGENLSLGQRQLLCLARALLRKSRILILDEATAAVDLETDDLIQSTIRREFSHCTVLTIAHRLNTILDSSRVMVLDSGKIVEFDSPNELLSKPGHFSSMAEDAGIRREEDQSQSSAF; encoded by the exons ATGACCGCGGCTCTGGAGAAATACTGCGGCTCCGTCTTCTGG aactCGTCTTTCCTGCAGCGTGAGGACCCAGATCTGCCGGTATGTGTTGAGAGGACGGTGCTGGTGTGGCTGCCGCTGGGGTTCCTCTGGATCTGCTCTCCGTTTCACTTCAGGAGTTTCTGTCAGAAATCTGGCAAAACTCCGGCGTCAGCGCTCTACTACTGCAAACAG GTTGTGGCTGGTCTGCTGCTTCTGACAGCAGTTGCGGAGCTCGCTGTGACTCTCGGGGAAGACTTCGGTCCGTCCAGTGATGAAGACGCTCAGAAAAACCCTGCAGTTCTCTACACCAATCCTGTTCTGTTTGCTGTGTCATGG ataGTGGTGATGTTGTGTCAGGAGTCGATGCGGCACCGGCTGATGTGTGTGGACTCCGGGAGCCTCTTCATGTTCTGGCTGCTGCAGGTGGTGTGTGCTGTTTTCCAGTTCCAGACGCTACTGAGAGAAGCTCTCATTCAG GAGATCTCTGACGTGCCGCGCTTCTGCCTCTTCTACATCAGTTATGGGCTGCAGATCATCGCTCTGGTTTTATCCGCCATCGCTGACGTTTCGCCTGAAGCCAAAAAAGTTGCAGAAACG AATCCTGAGGCTAAAGCAACGTTTCTCAGCAGAATCACCTTTAACTGGTTCAACAG TATGGTGTGGAAGGGCTTTAAAAGGCCTCTGGTTCAGGAGGACATGTGGGATCTGAACAAAAACGACTCCACGCACTTCATCTGTCAGACGTTCGAGGACGTGATGGCCAAAGAGCTGAAAAAGGCCCGCAACAGCctgcagaagaagaaaaacaagaaaCGCAAGACTGTAGATGCTGAGGGTCAGAACGGACTGGCCAAAGGGGTCAGTCAGGACGTGCTGGTCATg GAGACAGAAACAGAAAAAGAgagcaagaagaagaagaagaagacgcaGAAGGACTCGGATTCAGACTATCCTCAGTCATGGCTGGTTACTACCatagtaaaaacatttaaaggtgtaCTTCTGGAGTCTGCATTCTTTAAGCTGATCCAGGATCTGCTGTCCTTCGCAAGCCCACAGCTACTCAA GTTAATGATAGCCTTCACTCAGGATAAAGACAGCTATGCGTGGACCGGTTACCTGTATGCAGTGCTGCTGGTGCTGGTGGCGTTTCTGCAGTCGGTGGTTCTACAGCAGTATTTCCAGCGATGCTTCATACTGGGAATGAAAGTTCGCACAGCTATCATGGCAGCTGTTTATAAAAAG GCGTTAGTTGTGTCCAATGACTCTCGGAAGGAGTCAACGGCGGGAGAGATTGTGAACCTGATGTCCGCAGACGCTCAGAGATTTAACGACGTCACCAACTTCATCCACCTGCTGTGGTCGTGTCCGCTTCAGATCGCGCTCTCTATCGCCTTTCTCTGGATCGAGCTCGGACCGTCTGTTTTATCCGGTCTGCTGGTGATGGTGCTGATGGTGCCCATTAACGGATGGCTGGCCACCAAATCCAGACAATTCCAG ATGCAAAACATGAAATTTAAAGACTCACGCATGAAAATAGTGAACGACCTACTGAATGGAATTAAA ATCCTGAAATATTACGCCTGGGAAACATCCTTCGAGGCTCAGGTTCAGGAGATTCGGGAAAAGGAGCTGAAGGTGATGAGGAAATTTGCCTACCTGTCCTCCGTCTCCACGTTCATCTTCTCATGCGCTCCTGCTCTC GTTTCTCTGGCCACGTTcgctgtgtttgtttctgtgagTCCTGATAATATTCTGGATGCAGAAAAGGCTTTTACCTCCATCTCCCTCTTCAATATCCTGCGTTTCCCGCTGGCCATGCTCCCACAGCTCATCTCCATCATGGTCCAG ACGTCTGTATCTAAGAAGAGGCTGGAGAAGTTTCTGAGCGGTGATGATCTGGACACAACGACAGTCACACACGACAGCAGCATCA gtgCCGCAGTGACCATGACCAACGGCACATACACCTGGGAACGAGACACAGAGCCAGTGCTCAGACA GGTTTCTCTGGACATTAAACCGGGTCGTCTGGTGGCCGTGGTCGGAGCAGTGGGTTCTGGGAAGACGTCGCTCATTTCGGCTCTGCTGGGAGAATTACACAGCATCAAAGGAAACATTAACATCAAC gGCTCGGTGGCGTATGTGCCTCAGCAGGCCTGGATCCAGAACGCCACATTAAAGGATAATATTTTATTCGGCTCTTCAGTGGATGAGGAGCGTTATCAGTCTGTGGTTAAAGCCTGCGCTCTCGGGCCAGACCTGGACCTGCTGCCGGGACGAGACCAGACCGAGATTGGAGAAAAG GGCATTAATCTGAGCGGTGGACAGAAGCAGCGGGTGAGCCTGGCACGGGCCGTGTACAGCTCTGCAGATGTGTATTTACTGGATGATCCTCTGTCCGCTGTAGACTCACATGTGGGAAAACATCTGTTTGAGAAAGTGATCGGGCCCAACGGACTGCTCAGAGACAAG ACTCGTATCTTGGTAACTCATGGAATCAGCTTCTTGCCCTATGTAGATGAGATTGTAGTGTTGGTGCATGGCGTCGTGTCTGAGATCGGATCATACGAAAGTCTTCGAGCCAGTAAAGGAGCTTTCTCTGAGTTTCTGGAAACGTACGGCAAAGACGAGAGCAACAAAGACAACGACAAAAAAG CAGCAGCTCAGACACCAGAGTATGAAGAGATTGAGACGCTGCCGGAGGGTTTGGAGACGCAGGCCGATGGATCTCCTGAAGACGTTGTTTCCAGTACATTaaagagagaaaacagtctgCGCCACAGCCAGAGGCACTCCAAGAGGAACGGAAG TGTGAAGGTCAGAAAAAACAGCTCTATTCGCGCTCAGAAAGACCCGGAGGATAAGAAGGGTCAACGACTGATTGAGAAAGAGACGATGGAGACCGGAAGG GTGAAGTTTTCAGTGTATCTGCAGTACCTGAGGGCCATGGGCTGGTGGTACGTGGGCTTCAGCTTCGTCTTTTACTTCATCCAGAACGTGGCTGTGATCGGACAGAACCTGTGGCTCAGTGACTGGACCGACGATTCTATAGAGTATTTCAACAAAACCTACCCCAACCACATCAGAGACACCAGGATAGGGGTTTTTGGAGCCCTGGGATTAGCACAAG gTTTTCTGGTGTTTTTCGGCACTATACTCCTCGCTGATGGATCCATTTCTGCATccagaactctacacacaaacCTGCTGTCCAACATTCTCAAAGTCCCCATGATGTTCTTTGACACCACACCTTCAGGACGGATCGTCAATCGATTTGCCAAG GATATATTCACTGTGGACGAGATGATCCCGATGTCCTTCAGGTCCTGGATCCTCTGTCTTCTGGGAGTTCTGGGAACTCTGTTCGTCATCTGTCTGGCTACTCCAATCTTCACCGCGGTTGTTGTACCGATGGCTGTTGTCTACTACTTCGTGCAG AGGTTTTACGTGGCCACGTCTCGGCAGCTCAGACGACTGGACTCGGTGTCTCGATCTCCCATATACTCACACTTTGGAGAAACCGTATCCGGCCTGTCTGTGATAAGGGCGTATGGACACCAGGAGCGCTTCCTAAAGCACAACGAGCACACCATCGACCAGAACCTGAAGAGTGTTTACCCATGGGTTGTTTCTAATAG GTGGTTGGCCATGCGTTTGGAGTCTCTGGGGAATCTGGTGGTGTTTTTCGCAGCTCTGTTTGCTGTCATCTCTCGAGACTCTCTGAACAGCGGACTGGTTGGACTGTCCATCTCATAcgcattaaat GTGACGCAGACGTTGAACTGGCTGGTGAGAATGACGTCTGAACTGGAGACCAACATCGTAGCTGTGGAAAGAGTGAGCGAGTATGCGGAGATCCAAAATGAG GCTCCGTGGGTCACCAGTGTTCATCCTCCTGATGATTGGCCCACTGCTGGAAACATCCGCTTTGAAGACTACAAAGTTCGCTACCGTCCTGAACTGGAGCTCGTCCTGCACGGGGTCACGTGTGACATTCAGAGCACTGAGAAG ATTGGCATCGTGGGTCGCACTGGAGCAGGTAAATCCAGCCTGACCAACTGCTTATTCCGCATCGTTGAAGCTGCGGACGGTCGAATCCTCATCGATAATATCGACATCGCCACGCTGGGACTCCACGATCTGCGCAGTCGACTGACCATCATTCCTCAG gacCCGGTGCTGTTCTCCGGGACGCTGCGGATGAATCTGGACCCGTTTCAGACCTTCAGCGATGCAGAGATCTGGAATGTTCTGGAGCTGGCACATCTTAAAGAATACGTCAGGGGTTTACCAACAGGACTTGAACATGAGGTGTCGGAGGGCGGAGAGAATCTGAG tcTGGGTCAGAGGCAGCTGCTGTGTTTAGCTCGAGCTCTGCTCCGGAAATCCCGAATCCTGATTCTAGATGAAGCGACAGCAGCGGTGGATCTGGAGACCGACGACCTGATCCAGAGCACCATCCGTAGAGAGTTCTCCCACTGCACCGTCCTGACCATCGCACATCGCCTCAACACCATCCTGGACAGCTCAAG GGTGATGGTGTTGGATTCTGGAAAGATCGTGGAGTTTGATTCTCCCAATGAACTGCTGAGCAAACCTGGACATTTCTCTTCCATGGCTGAAGACGCTGGAATCAGAAGAGAAGAAGATCAGAGCCAATCATCCGCCTTCTGA